AATTTTAAGCTTAACACATTCCAACATAATTCTGCTGAGTACATTCATATAGTAACAGAAGCAATGAAATTAGCTTTCAGGGATAGGGCTAAATTTATGGGAGACCCTGATTTTGTGAATATTCCATTGCGAAGGATTATTTCAAAGGAGTATGCATTTAAAAAGGCTCAGGAAATAAAATTTTTAAAGGCAATGGATGAGAAGGAATCAGATTTTGGAGATCCATTCAAAGAATCTGAAGAAACAACTCATTTTTCTGTGGCAGATCAATGGGGAAATGTTGTATCAAACACATATACTCTTAACGGAGGGTATGGTTCAGGAGTGACAATAAAGGGAACAGGGGTATTGATGAATAATGAAATGGATGATTTCTGCATAAAACCAAATTATCCTAACATATATGGATTAATTGGAGGAGAAGAGAATTCAATTCAACCTGAAAAAAGAATGTTAAGCTCGATGGTCCCATCTATAATCTTGAAAGATGATAAGCCATTTCTGGCGTTGGGCTCCCCAGGAGGACCTACAATAATTAATACAGTAGCACAGGTTATTCTGAATTTATTAGATTTTAAAATGACTATTGAGAATGCAGTCTTAGCCCCAAGGTTTCATCATCAATGGATTCCGAATCAAATTGTGTTAGAGGAAGGAAAATTTTCAGATATCGTTCTGAAAGAATTGGAAAAAAGAGGTCATAAAATTTCATTCAGGAAAAGACTGGGAGATGTTCAGGCGATAATTTTTAATGGTGAGGAAGGCGAATTTTATGGTTTTTCTGACCCAAGAGGCCCTGGAAAAGTAGCTGGTTGTGATTAATATCAATTGATAAAAGGAGAATATCAATGAAAAAAGAGCAACCTTGGCTGGAATGGATAGGTTTAGGGGGTATCATTCTGGGAATTGGACTTATTGTGGTTCGAGCCAGATCTTTAGGAAATGCCATCCTCGACTTGCAGTTTCGTATTCCTCAGGATCCTGTGGCGCTTTTTGGGAATATACTTGCAATCGCTTCTGCCTTTTTTGTGGTTTTGCTCAGGCTCAAGCATCGTAAATAGGGTTGATGGCGTATATAGCTCTACCATGCTTCTTTTCAATATCCTCTTATTTCTATAAAAATATACCATCACTGTGGGTCCCTCCTTTTTGAGCATTAGTGAATCAATGATAAAGCTGGTTTTATGTCTTTTATCTTTTAATCGGAAAGAGGGATAAATTTGACATATTTTCCTTTATTTGTTAATTTTTTTATATGTATTTTTGTTTTAATTGCAGAAGCGAGGTGGTGGTTTCATTTCCAATCAAAAGAGAAGATGTCTGCCCTGTCTGTAATTCATATTTGCGTGTATGTTTGAATTGTCAATTTTATGATCATTTTTCTCACAATGAATGTAAAGAACCTGCAGCTGAGCCTCCATTAAAAAAGGATGTTTTTACTGTTTGTGAATATTTCAAATTTAAAACTTCTTCGAGAGAAGAAATGGATAAAAGGGAAAAGGCATTGAAAGAGTGGGAATCTTTATTCAAAAAAATTTAAAAGTTACGTTTTTTAAAATAATTTTTCGTAATCTTTATATCTTTTGATATTCTAAATCTTAATTCCTCTTCGTTCTGAAATTTAATTTCATCCCTGATTTTTTTTATCAGAAAGATTTCAATTTTTTCGCTATAGAGGTCATTTTCATAGTTAAAAAGATGGGTTTCAATTCCAATCGTGCTTCCTCCAAAGGTAGGAGAGAACCCTATGTTTGTTACAGATGGATAAATTTTTTCTTTAATTTTTACTTCAGAAATAAAGACTCCTTTTGGAATTATCTCATTTTCCGGGATTAAGTTTGCAGTTGGAATTCCCAATCTTTTTCCTCTGGAGTATCCTTTAGAAACATTTCCGATTATCGAGTATGGCCTTCCTAAGTATTTTTTTACTTTTTCGATTTCGCCTTCTTCAATTTTTTTCCTGATTAAAGAAGATGATATCTTTTCTCGATTAATTTTTAAAATTTTTACCTGATTAAGTTGGAAGTTATGAATTTTGCTGTATTTCTCAATCATAGAATAATTGCCTCTTTTGTTTTTTCCAAATGTAAAATCCTTTCCTATGAATAATTCTTTCATTTTCAGGTTTTTTGCCAAAAAATAGATGAAATCTTCCGGTTCTGTCTGAGCTAATCTTTCATTGAAATTAAGAATGATGATTTTATCTATTCCCATGTTTTTTAACATTTCAACCCTCTGGGAAAGTGTTTGGATAAGACGGACTTCGCCTTTGCCCAAGATTTTTTCTGGATGAGGATTAAATGTAATTACAACTGGAATTAAATTTTTCCTTTTTGATGTCAGGAGTAAATTTCTTATTACTCGTTGATGACCTAAATGGATTCCATCAAATATTCCAATTGTTAATGACGTTTCTTTTTCAGGCGTTGATATATTATTTAATTCTTTTATTTCCATTCAATCTATATTTTTATAATATTGGCTTTTTTCAAGTATAACATTCTTAAATTATGGAGAATTGATTCAACAAATTTTTCTTCTTCCTGGATTAAATTGCCTTTTGTCTTCTTCTCAAACAGTTCGATTAAATCGATAAGTCTTTTTGCAAAATTAATATCTTCATCTTTTTCTCCAGAGAGAGGATCTTCCATTTCTCCAAGTTTTATAAGAGCCTGCGTATAGAAAGGAACCAGCAACGATGTGATGTCAAGGGGTGGCATAAATTTATTTGATTTCTTATTTTCTTCTTCCATTATTCCTCCTTCCTATTTTTGGATCAATAGAAATAATAACATTCATTGGCTTTGTTTACAACAGTCTTGAATTAAAGTAGACATGCAAAATTTAGAAGAGCTCCCCATCCTCTTCGATCAGAAGAGGTTGAGTTCTCTCCCTTCCTGCCTATAAAAATTAAGTTAATTTTTACTCTTTAAAAACTTAATTTCCTTATTGAATTAAATTGAAGTGAATTGTAGAATAATTTTGCATAATGAAAGAAGAATTTGAAAAATTAGTTAATATAATAGAAAAACTGAGAAGTCCGGAAGGATGCCCCTGGGATAGAGAGCAGGACGAGTTTTCATTGATTGAATTTATTTTTGAGGAATGCTGGGAAATTATTGATTCTATTAAAGTTAATGATAAAAAATCGCTCAA
Above is a genomic segment from Acidobacteriota bacterium containing:
- a CDS encoding bifunctional riboflavin kinase/FAD synthetase — protein: MEIKELNNISTPEKETSLTIGIFDGIHLGHQRVIRNLLLTSKRKNLIPVVITFNPHPEKILGKGEVRLIQTLSQRVEMLKNMGIDKIIILNFNERLAQTEPEDFIYFLAKNLKMKELFIGKDFTFGKNKRGNYSMIEKYSKIHNFQLNQVKILKINREKISSSLIRKKIEEGEIEKVKKYLGRPYSIIGNVSKGYSRGKRLGIPTANLIPENEIIPKGVFISEVKIKEKIYPSVTNIGFSPTFGGSTIGIETHLFNYENDLYSEKIEIFLIKKIRDEIKFQNEEELRFRISKDIKITKNYFKKRNF
- a CDS encoding DUF1844 domain-containing protein, translating into MEEENKKSNKFMPPLDITSLLVPFYTQALIKLGEMEDPLSGEKDEDINFAKRLIDLIELFEKKTKGNLIQEEEKFVESILHNLRMLYLKKANIIKI